In the Fusarium falciforme chromosome 6, complete sequence genome, GAGGAACCAGAACCATGCGCGGAGTAACTTTTCCTGCAGGGTGCTGGAGCGGCCGTTTTCGACGGGCTCGGCGTTGAGGGCGGCTGGGGAGATGGAGGTGTAGATGAAGACGGCGATGATGCTGAGAACCTCCAGAGTGCTGACGACAGCGGCGAGGGTGCTGAGGGCGTCAGAAATGATTCAGACGTTTGCGGTTGATCAAACTTACAGAAACTTGGGCGCTTCACACAAACCAATCTTGGTAAAGGGGATCCAAGACATGAGCATGCTGGCCACCCACGGCAGAGCCAAAGCCATGGGCAGCGTCTTCTTTGTGAATTGCGTAGCGCAACCCATCTCGTCGTTGTCTTCGTGTGATGCAAGAGGTAAAAGTAAACCCTTTTCGAGCAGCAGCGGTGTCAAAGGGTCATTGTCTGGCGAGGGCCGCGTGTGGGCTTTTATCGGGGTggggaggagcagcagccatCGCCGCGGCAGGATGCATGTCAAATTATCGGCCGAGTTGGCCATGACGTCGGACTAGACAAGGGACGTAATAACCTTGTCAGCTggagtaaaaaaaaaaaaaaaaaaaagccaatTCGTTAACATGCAGGGGCTTGTGGTTGTGTCGAGGTGAAAGAGTCCCCAGCGGAGGCTGTAAAGTAGGGGACTAGACAGACATTTCAAACCCAGCAGAAAAGAAACAGCAGATACGGGCATTTTAAAGTGCAAAAAGAGCGCTCGCTATCTTGGATAAAGCAATCACAAGGGGCCCCGTAGAATGATGCGACAACTCCCACGTGCATTGGACGGCAAGCTGAGGGCCACCGCCAAGAAGAGCCGCTAGAGAGATTGATCAGAGCCGTGGGCCACATGCAAAAGGCCTGATCGAGGATTGGACGGGCTGAAATTGTAACCACTAGAGGAATATCTATGCATGTATCcagtgtttttttttttttttccaacCACCCCAGCACAGTTCGATAACCCCCAGTGATTGCTACCGTCCAAGTTGATAAGAATGAATGCGGATGATAAGAATGCTTCGGCTTCTCGATATGGAAGCTCGTCACAAGACACAAGATcaggaaaaaaagaggtcATTCCATTCCAACGAAGGCTAAGCAACGCGCAACGGAACAGGTAAGCCACCAACACCCCTTGAATTAAAACATCACCCGTGCCCACGCATACATATGCGCTCGTCGTATACATTCCAATCAATCACTCTTCATTCGGATCCTTTCACCGTTTGTGATGCGTCGTACAATTGGTTCCGGGTGTCTTGCGCCACTGCACATTCCCAGCTACCTGGTCCCCGAGTTGGCTCGATGTTGAGCTGATCATAGTGCCCTTttttttgtcttttttttttttcgtatCCTATCGTATTTGAAGTCATTATTGACGCCCAAGGTCGGCATCTCTGTAGAATGACCTCACTCGGCTTCAGCCCGACTCGGTCCTGCATCCGTAGGGGTCCCTGTCGGCGTAATCAGGTGCGCGCCTTGGATCGTCCCCGTGCAGAAGCCAAGACGGCAGCAGAGCTTGGCACCACACTGACTGTCATCCCCGCCTTGGCCGAACCTGAAATAAAGACGCGAACGGCGTCTGGTCGGCGTTGAAGCTTGTTACCACCGACTTCCGGACCGGCGGCATTAGCTCAGCGGCATTTGCGTCAGGGGCCGAGTCCGCAGAATGAGTCTCCAAAAATACATTGTAGCCTGGGATGTAAACTTTAGAATGCATTTCGCCATGGAAAGGAGGAAACAAGGCCTAGGTTGGCTATCTGGGTTAATACTTGGTCTGTAGATAAGAGACCTCGGCATGACGGTGTCGGTTCGGCTGCCGGCCATAAATTGACGTGAAAGTGCAGGGTAGTTAGTTTACCCCACGAAATAAGCGGCAACTGGGTTAAATTATGCACTTTAATGCAGTGCATGAATAATTGGCTTGCTACCGGTGTACGTTAGTTTCTTTGTGCCACTCAAGGAGATTCATAAATGTTCCAAGTGAGGAAGGTGTTCAACCGTCGTATTGGGGAGATTATCCTCATCTTGTATCACTAATTCAATATTAGGTAGGTAGTTAATCATGGTTCAATATTATCTGGTAGCATAAGTAGTCATGATTGTTTTGCTAGGATGCTGATCTCTCTATCGACTCTTGAGCGACACTCTTGACCTATCCTTCGTAtatcttgatgatggatATTCAGCCAACAGGTCTATTTTTTCCACACAAAGGGTCGTGCTGAGTATGCCGGCCGACTGTAACATTAACTGTCAATAGCAAAATGTAGACAATGCTCATCTCAGGAGCTCCAGTACGCTTGTCTTTACTGGGTACATGATCAAACAGTCGTCGACTATGAAAATGGATGACAGTCAGGAGGTCTATGATTTCTTAACCGAGAATTCCCTTCATTGGCTGGaattgatgagcttgatgcGTACAGAAAGCCTTGGTTTGCTTAAATCGTTTCGAGATTAGCTGCAGGCACACGTTTAAAACTCCTCTATTAAACATGACTTTTCTGACGTTGGGTAGATGACCAGAGCCCGGATCTGCCAACTTTTGTGGTGGATGCGATTCGTCTTGTCCAAACAAAATTTTCCGTCATTGATGAAACACCTCTACAGCCACCAAGATGATGGCAAACCAAGTCCGAGGGGATCCCGACACCGATATGAACCCGACACCGAGATGGGAACCGAGATCGGGATGAAACCGAGACAGTCATGGCATAGAGCGAGGTCTCTGTCTTGTACATAAGTCAGGACCGAGAGGAACCCAGAAGAGTCTGGATCGATGTCCTCCACCTCTTTGTCTTGTCTCTTCTTCAGCACTCTCAGGCTTTCAAGTCACTGCCAAGTCTCGACCTCTCTATTTGCATTCTTCCGGCTTCTCTTGTACTCTCTAACCCCCTTTTTAACACAATCCTCTGTTCATTTACCCCCAGTCACCAGTCCCAGTGAAGCGCGATGCCGACATTGGAAACGTACAACGGCTACCACCTGTGGAACTATATCCCGTCACGGCCGGCTGCCATTACATTCATCGCTGTATTTGCCATCCTGACGACAGGCCACACATGGAGGATGCTCCGTCATAAGATGTGGTTCTGCATCCCGTTCGTGGTTGGCGGTGCCTGTAGGTGAATCCCGCCGCGGCAGGTGAAAGTGGCGGCAATGACACTGATACGGAATTAGTCGAGGTCATCGGATATGCCCTCCGAGCTATCGCCTACGATAAGACGGGCGAACTCATCCCCTACGTCCTACAGTcgagcttcctcctccttgggccGGTCCTCTTCGCCGCTTCTCTGTATATGACACTTGGCAGGGTAATCCGCGCTGTGGACGGCGGGGCACTCTCGCTGATTCAGCTGAGCTGGCTGACACGCATCTTTGTTGCTGGCGACGTCATCAGCTTCATCGTCCAAGCGAGTGGTGCGGCAATGAAGTCGCAGGTCAAAGACATCAACCCGAACGTGGGCACGAACATTGTCGTGGGCGGTCTAGTCTTCCAGGTCCTCATCTTCGGCATCTTTATGGTGGTGGCGGCTGTGTTCAACAGGCGCTTCCGCAACTCGGACGGCTCAAGCCACTCTCGGGATATTCCATGGCTGGCGGCCCTAAGCATGCTGTACGCCACGTCGGCCATGATTATGGCGAGGAACGTGTTCCGCGTGGTTGAGTACGCCATGGGTAACGACGGGTACCTGCTGAGCGTGGAATGGCCCGTGTACGTGTTTGACGCCGGGCTCATGTCGTTGACTATGGCGTGCTTCTTTTGGTGGTACCCTAGCCAGCTCATGCCCGCGCTGGGAGGGCAGGTGGTGAAGAGCGAGGAAGGTATATCGGCAGATATAGAGTTGCTGAGGAAGTGAATGCAGTAGGATCGCATCTGGCGAGTCTATGTGAACAAAGGGGTTGGGTGTAGTTGGCTGATGGGGGAGAGGGGCCCTTTAGGCCCAGGATGCGCAGTTTTGCAAGTTGGGTTGTTCTGTAGGTACACTCAGTCTGTAGGGGTCttgttttattataatcatACAGCTTTAGATGCACACGGTGCCATGTCTTCTCTTCATTCGGCTGTTAAACCCCGTCTAAATTGTGTGTACTGGCATCTATCATCGGTACTATCCAGTCAATATGAGAAAGCTCTGTCACGTCTCCGTACTGCGTCAATCTTCAACCACTATGTGAAGGAATCCTACGTCAGAAATGAACGTCTAAAAGAGACAACCGGGCTGTCTAGCGGCCCCACTCCCTGCTCACAGCtcggtgtcgtcgtcgggtTCGGAACCTGACTCCGCAACCAAACTCCGCAGGATCCGCCCTAGCTGGACAGGGCCAATATACCTAGCCCAACGACTACGTACATATAAAGAAATCCGAGAGCCCACCTCGGTGTCGCAATTCTACACAGTAGCGCCATGGCCGAACCCGAGAACTCGGCAACACAGCCCCCGTCGGTGCAGATAACCATCCCAGGCCGGCCCGCGAGGAAACGCATTGGGTTCCGAAAGTCTCGGAACGGCTGCTTGCGATGtaagaagagaaaggtcAAGGCAGGTACTCCTCATCTCTATCGGCGAAGCCTCCTAACAGAGTGTCAGTGCGACGAAAAGGTCCCTTGTACATCCTGCGTCCGACACCGAATCCCCTGTAGCCTCGACGATGCGAGCCTCAAACAACCGGCTAATGACTGCTCCTCCATTAATGACGACGCCAAGGCAAGCCAACAAGGTATCTCTCGGCTTGCTTCCTTGACTGACACCGTCACAGATCCGCAAGTCTGCACAATCACCCTTGGGGGATGGTGGACCACTGACCTCTCCCACAGGGACTCCTCTCGTCCCATTCCCGTTTTTATCGGCAGATCCAGCTGATGCACCCGAGTGCTGGCTTTCCAATGCCGAGCTCATCTTCCATTACACCAATGTGACCTGCCGCTCCATCCTTTCGGGACATGCCGTGACGACATACCAGGTCGTTATTCCGCAGGAGGGTCTTTCTCACCCCTACCTCATGCGCATGATCATGGCCCTTTCCTCGTTCCACTTGGCGTACCTAAACAAGGACAAGCGGCCGCACTatctcgccctcgccaacAAGCAGCAGAGCTTGGCCATTCGAGGCCTGCGTGGGACCCTTGGGCAGGCCGTCACTCGGCAAAACTGCCACGCTCTCTGGGTCTCATCCATCTTCCTTGTCATTAGCAAGTTTGCATTCTCCCCCAACTGTGAGTACCATCAGGATAGCTGCTTCTCCGCGCTGTTGAACCTGGTCGATATATTCTCCGTGATCAACGGCATGATGGCAATTATGCGCTCATCCCTCGATCTTATCCGAACCGGACCATTGCAAGCCATCTTTAGTCAGCGGCGTGGCTTTCAATACGCCAGAGGTGATCTACAGGAGTTTTTGCAAAGGGTATCCGATCTCGATGGAGTAGTCAAGTCTATGGGCCTTGACTCAGACCCGTTTGTCCAACTGGCCCTGACGTCCGCTCTCGAACGCCTTATCAGCTGCATTGCCGACCTTGATAAGTCTCCTGACAGCGAGTCTTGTTCTATGGATATCAAGATCCTCTTTATCTGGCCGTCCGAGGTTTCCCAGGCATTTTTTGACTTGGTCAGGGCCCGTCATCCTCTGGCCGTCATCATCCTGTCGCACTATTGTTGCTTGATTCGCTGGTCTTCGTCAGCATATTGGTTTTGCCGAGGCTGGGGACGCCCACTGGCGGATTGTGTCATGAGCATACTTGAGGACTCGGAGTTGGCGCACTTGGCTGAGTGGTCGGTGAAGGTGATGAGTGGAGATGAATAAAGGACGTCTAATGAGCACTGTGGTATCCAGATGCAAGATCTGCTCGCAGGGGGGCCGATATGATGCTGTTGCTGATTGTAGTGGGGAAAGGAGGTCAACTAAGCCCCTGATGGTGGTCTGACTTACATGTTTAAGACAATGGCTCTAAACAAGGTTTGGCTGGCTTTGTCGTAACGTTAGTTGACGCGAGTGCTGTGGAACCAGATGCGGAGAGCGGACTTGTGAGAGCGGACTTGTGAGAGCATAACCTTTCTCGATTAGGTTTTAACGCTACCATGTGTTTATTATCGTGTTTGATATTGTGGCCGACAGAGACGTCATGGTGACAACAAGAGACCATAGCCTGAGCTTGTATAAGTACGAGCCTTCTGCCCGCCAAAGTGCCAGCCAACAATCACCACATCAATCCATCCAAATCACATCTTCTCACAATCAACTCTATCCTTTTCATCATGTCTCGATACGCCCAAGCTCACGCCAACCCTCAGGGACCCAACGACGCCCGTCCTACTGCCCTTCAAATCATCGAGGATGAGAACCTCACTGGCAAACTCATCGGGAAGAGCGTCTTCATCACCGGCGCGAACCaaggccttggtcttgagacAGCCCGCGCTCTCCACTCGGCCGGAGCCACCGTCTACATCGGGGCTAGAAACCGTGCCAAGGGCCAGCAGGCCATCGACGATATCCAGGCGTCGGATGCTAACGATGCGCCGCTGCATGTGGTTGAGATTTCTCTCGACTCATTTGACTCGGTCAGAAAGGCGGCCAAGGACCTCATTGCCCAGAACGACAAGCTAAACCTCTTGATCCTTAACGCGGGAGTTATGTTCTCCCCGAAGGGCAAGACGGTGGATGGTTTTGAGACGCAGCTCGCCATTAATTATCTCGGCCACTTTCTCCTATTCCAGCTCCTTAAGCCTGCCCTCTTGGCCGCATCCACTCCCGAGTTCAACTCTCGCGTTATATCCCTTTCTTCAACTGGTCATCGCGCTGGAGGAATTCGCTTTGAAGATTTGAACTTTGACGAGCCGGACTCTTATGACCCGATGCTCGCATACGGCCAGGCTAAGACGGCCAATATCTACCTGGCCAACGAGATCGAACGGCGCTACGGTTCCCAAGGACTACATGCTCTTTCTCTGCACCCCGGCATCATCAATACGAACCTCGCAAAGTCCCTGGATCAAGAAACCAAGGACTTTATGGGAAATCATCCGGGCTTTCAGAAGCGGTTCAAGAGCGTCGCCCAAGGTGCCGCAACCACCGTCTATGCTGCGGTAAGCAAGGACTGGGAGGGCAAGGGCGGCAAGTACCTGTACGACTGTACCGAGGCTGGCCCAGTACGCCCAGACTCGGATTACATGTCTGTCGATGACGGCTACGCGGAGTGGATTTACGACGAAGATAAGGCATCCAGGCTTTGGACAGAGTCTATCAAGCTAGTCGGCCTCGAGAAGGATGCTTGATTATGCGCATCATGTAGATAGTAAGTAGATTTAGTGAGAAATCAAACAGACTGGAGTTCTTGATCAACGCGCGCACCTCATGCTGAAAGACGTCTAATTGTATTACGGCGACATGTCATTTCGCTCCCGGCTAGGCGACGGTAACTTGATCTGATAGAAAGTCATGTCTGCACTTCAGAGGTTTGTTCTTGACACGAACGAGGATGCCCTGGTTGAAGAAACCGTGCTCTGAATCCCACGCACAACCAACAGCCTGGAAGCGAACCATACCCACGCGTTTATCATTTAACGTTACCTCATCTTCGCCATGTTCGTACCGAGATCGGGTTCCCCCCAGTCCCTGCCCGATCCACAGCCGACGCTCCCGTTGGCTCGTTTCCGGGCGCAATCTTATCTGATTATCACAAATAACCAACATCCCGTGATGATTACTCAAGCGAGCGGAACGACTTGTCCTGTTTGGGTAGGGAGTCGCGGGTTGCCAAGGGACGAGCTACTCTCCGCCAATACAATACCGTGATGCATGGGTCGACTATTATGCAATTCATGGGGGAGCGTGGCAGTGCTTGACATGTCATCCTGCAGGAGCTGCTGGCTTAAACCTTTCAACATTGTTTTGTGTCAAAAATCATCGGCATCATGACGCAGCTTCCTTTGGCTTTTGAGCACGCAAACGCTCACAACTCGTGCCAGTTTCTCTTTCCTACGCGGAGAGGGGATTACCTTGTTCAGGTTTCTTGGCCTCTTTGTTGGAGCGAGGAGCGGATCCCGCCTGAGCAAGACGCTGGGAAAAGCGTCTCCACAATGTGAGCAAAAGGCCTCATTCTACTGTTGAAGATGCTAACAGATATTTAGCTACGTCGTTGACGGGAATGCTTATTTCTTTACGGCTACGGATATTGTCCGCCGTCTAGAGTTTACAAACCATACTAGGACTATTATTGTGGCTATTGGATATCCCAACAAGACATGCGTCTTTGACAAGCGCAGAACGGGAGATCTCACCATTC is a window encoding:
- a CDS encoding Protein RTM1; its protein translation is MPTLETYNGYHLWNYIPSRPAAITFIAVFAILTTGHTWRMLRHKMWFCIPFVVGGAFEVIGYALRAIAYDKTGELIPYVLQSSFLLLGPVLFAASLYMTLGRVIRAVDGGALSLIQLSWLTRIFVAGDVISFIVQASGAAMKSQVKDINPNVGTNIVVGGLVFQVLIFGIFMVVAAVFNRRFRNSDGSSHSRDIPWLAALSMLYATSAMIMARNVFRVVEYAMGNDGYLLSVEWPVYVFDAGLMSLTMACFFWWYPSQLMPALGGQVVKSEEGISADIELLRK
- a CDS encoding Zn(2)-C6 fungal-type domain-containing protein, whose protein sequence is MAEPENSATQPPSVQITIPGRPARKRIGFRKSRNGCLRCKKRKVKAGTPHLYRRSLLTECQCDEKVPCTSCVRHRIPCSLDDASLKQPANDCSSINDDAKASQQGTPLVPFPFLSADPADAPECWLSNAELIFHYTNVTCRSILSGHAVTTYQVVIPQEGLSHPYLMRMIMALSSFHLAYLNKDKRPHYLALANKQQSLAIRGLRGTLGQAVTRQNCHALWVSSIFLVISKFAFSPNCEYHQDSCFSALLNLVDIFSVINGMMAIMRSSLDLIRTGPLQAIFSQRRGFQYARGDLQEFLQRVSDLDGVVKSMGLDSDPFVQLALTSALERLISCIADLDKSPDSESCSMDIKILFIWPSEVSQAFFDLVRARHPLAVIILSHYCCLIRWSSSAYWFCRGWGRPLADCVMSILEDSELAHLAEWSVKVMSGDE